DNA sequence from the Stenotrophomonas sp. 24(2023) genome:
GAGAAGTAACGCAGGTCCACACCGTTGGATTCGATGATGCGGCGAGCCGAGGCATCCGCACGCACGTTGAAGCCGATGACGGTGGCCTTGGAGGCAACGGCCGAATTGGCGTCCGATTCGGTGATGCCGCCCACGCCGGAGTGGATCACGTTGATGCGGATGTCGTCGTTGGACAGGGCCACCAGCGCCTGGCTCAGTGCCTGCACCGAACCCTGCACGTCGGCCTTGATGACCAGGTTGAGGACCTGCTGGCCGTCACCCTTGCCCAGCTGGGCCATGATGTCTTCCATGCGGCTGCCGGCGGTGGCGACCAGGCGCGATTCACGGCGCTTGGTCTCACGCTGCTGGGCAACGTCCTTGGCCAGGCGCTCGTCATCGACGACCACGAAGTCGTCACCGGCTTCGGGCACGCCGGACAGGCCGAGCACCTGCACCGGGATGGACGGGCCGGCGAAGTCCGGCTGCTTGCCGGTCTCGTCGAACAGCGCACGCACACGGCCGTACTGGATGCCGCACACCAGGTAGTCGCCCTTCTTCAGGCGGCCCTGCTGCACCAGCACGGTAGCGACCGGGCCGCGGCCCTTGTCCAGCGCCGATTCGATCACCACGCCGGAGGCGCGGCCTTCGTCGACGGCCTTCAGTTCCAGCAGTTCGGCCTGGATGGAGATGGCGTCCAGCAGGTCGTCGACGCCCAGGCCGGTCTTGGCCGAGATCTCCACCATCTGGGTGTCACCACCGAAGTCTTCGGCCACGACCTGCTCACCGAGCAGTTCGTTCTTGACCCGCATCGGGTCGGCATCGGACTTGTCGATCTTGTTGATGGCCACGATCAGCGGCACGCCAGCCGAACGGGCATGCTGGATCGCTTCCTTGGTCTGCGGCATGACACCGTCATCGGCGGCCACCACCAGCACCACGATGTCGGTCAGCTTGGCGCCGCGCGCACGCATCGAGGTGAAGGCCGCATGGCCGGGGGTATCCAGGAAGCTGATCACGCCCTTGGGCGTATCGACGTGGTAGGCACCGATATGCTGGGTGATGCCGCCGGCTTCGCCGGTGGCGACCTTGGTGCGGCGGATGTAATCCAGCAGCGAGGTCTTGCCGTGGTCGACGTGACCCATGATGGTGACCACCGGCGGACGCTGCACGGCGTCGCCCTGGTCATCACCGGTTGCCGCCAGCAGCGCGTCTTCGGCGTCGTTGTTGTCGGCACGGCTGGCCTTGTGGCCCAGTTCCTCGGTCACCAGCACGGCGGTGTCGTGGTCGATGGACTGGGTGATGGTAGCCATCACGCCCATCTTGAACAGCGCCTTGACCACCTCGCCGCCCTTCAGCGCAAGCTTCTGCGCCAGGTCGGCCACGGTGATCGTGTCGCCGATCGACACTTCGCGCACCACCGGTGCGGTCGGACGCTCGAACCCATGGCTGCCACCCCCGTTGCTGCCGCCACGGCCGGTGTCGCCACGACGGCCCGGTGCATTGCGGCCGCCACCGGGACGACCCCGGTTGTTGCCGGTGTTGCTGCCGCGGCGGGCACGGTCGGCCGCCGACAGGTGCAGCTGGCCGGAGAAGCGGTCATCGCCGCC
Encoded proteins:
- the infB gene encoding translation initiation factor IF-2, translated to MSQQTTIRKLAELVNTPVEKLLEQLAGAGMKFSGPDQVVTSTEKVKLLGFLRRAHGKPEQAAEEAEAASKKITLNRRKHQEVTVNAGRSKTTVNVEVRQKRTYDKAATRMTPDEERADILRKLEESRQRNLAEQQALAEKDRLRDEEIARKREEEIAARERAEAEKKAAAEAAEAAKRAEQEAASRPAPRPAADAAAPRAPRPAAPAAPAPSRAAPRADDRNDRNSRGGRNERGGDDRFSGQLHLSAADRARRGSNTGNNRGRPGGGRNAPGRRGDTGRGGSNGGGSHGFERPTAPVVREVSIGDTITVADLAQKLALKGGEVVKALFKMGVMATITQSIDHDTAVLVTEELGHKASRADNNDAEDALLAATGDDQGDAVQRPPVVTIMGHVDHGKTSLLDYIRRTKVATGEAGGITQHIGAYHVDTPKGVISFLDTPGHAAFTSMRARGAKLTDIVVLVVAADDGVMPQTKEAIQHARSAGVPLIVAINKIDKSDADPMRVKNELLGEQVVAEDFGGDTQMVEISAKTGLGVDDLLDAISIQAELLELKAVDEGRASGVVIESALDKGRGPVATVLVQQGRLKKGDYLVCGIQYGRVRALFDETGKQPDFAGPSIPVQVLGLSGVPEAGDDFVVVDDERLAKDVAQQRETKRRESRLVATAGSRMEDIMAQLGKGDGQQVLNLVIKADVQGSVQALSQALVALSNDDIRINVIHSGVGGITESDANSAVASKATVIGFNVRADASARRIIESNGVDLRYFSIIYDVIDQVKQVASGLLGVEIREEIIGIAEVRDVFRSSKFGAVAGCMIVEGVVKRNKPIRVLRDSVVVFEGELESLRRFKENVEEVRNGTECGIGVKAYNDVKPGDQIECFERIEVPRTL